The proteins below are encoded in one region of Nitrosomonas ureae:
- a CDS encoding rubredoxin: MPTEENHQYNRYMCLICGYIYDEALGSPDEGIAPGTRWDDVPINWTCPECGARKEDFEMVKI; this comes from the coding sequence ATGCCTACTGAAGAGAATCATCAATATAATCGTTATATGTGTTTAATTTGCGGCTACATCTATGATGAAGCCTTAGGATCTCCAGATGAAGGTATTGCACCGGGTACGCGCTGGGATGATGTGCCGATCAATTGGACTTGCCCGGAGTGCGGCGCACGTAAAGAAGATTTTGAAATGGTAAAAATTTAA
- a CDS encoding c-type cytochrome has protein sequence MKMIKMMVMLAAFAMAAPISAEAPEDDAASADTTPAAPATVEEIASGVCAGCHNADGNSVIPMNPILAGQHAEYITKQLMDFKATGNEPPKRNSPVMSAMVATLSQEDMKALGAYYAKQKATPSSIAADEKLVEAGKVLYHGGNLGDEIPACASCHGPTGAGIPPHYPAIAGQHAEYTMMQLELFNKAERGGDDNNVMQKVLTRMNPLEKRAVSAYISTMR, from the coding sequence ATGAAAATGATTAAGATGATGGTAATGCTCGCAGCATTTGCAATGGCTGCACCGATTTCGGCTGAAGCCCCCGAAGATGATGCTGCATCTGCTGATACCACCCCCGCTGCACCTGCCACAGTTGAGGAAATTGCATCGGGCGTGTGTGCGGGCTGCCACAATGCGGATGGCAACAGCGTTATTCCGATGAACCCTATCCTGGCGGGTCAGCATGCCGAGTATATCACTAAGCAGCTCATGGATTTTAAAGCAACTGGCAATGAACCGCCTAAACGCAATAGTCCTGTCATGTCCGCCATGGTAGCTACGCTATCCCAGGAAGATATGAAAGCGCTTGGCGCGTATTATGCCAAACAAAAAGCCACTCCGAGCTCAATAGCAGCCGATGAGAAATTAGTTGAGGCAGGCAAAGTTCTTTATCACGGCGGAAACCTCGGTGACGAAATTCCTGCCTGCGCTAGCTGTCATGGTCCCACGGGTGCCGGTATCCCGCCTCATTACCCTGCAATAGCCGGACAGCATGCAGAATATACGATGATGCAGCTGGAGCTGTTTAACAAAGCCGAGCGAGGCGGTGATGACAATAATGTCATGCAGAAAGTACTTACCCGCATGAATCCTCTGGAAAAACGCGCCGTTTCGGCTTACATTTCCACTATGCGCTGA
- the gloA gene encoding lactoylglutathione lyase gives MRILHTMLRVGNLEKSLAFYTQVLGMKVLRRKDYPDGKFTLAFVGYQDEASGTVLELTHNWDTSSYNLGEGFGHIAIEVDDAYQACESTRKMGGKVTREAGPMKHGTTIIAFIEDPDGYKIEFIQKKHRDQ, from the coding sequence ATGCGTATTCTGCATACTATGCTTCGCGTTGGAAATCTCGAAAAATCACTTGCGTTTTATACGCAAGTTTTAGGGATGAAAGTATTACGCCGCAAAGATTACCCGGATGGCAAGTTTACCCTCGCTTTTGTAGGTTATCAGGATGAGGCTAGCGGTACCGTATTGGAACTGACGCATAATTGGGATACCTCTTCATACAATTTAGGTGAAGGTTTTGGCCACATCGCCATTGAAGTCGACGATGCTTATCAAGCCTGTGAAAGCACCAGGAAAATGGGCGGCAAAGTAACACGTGAAGCGGGTCCAATGAAACATGGCACAACAATCATTGCATTTATCGAAGATCCCGATGGCTACAAAATAGAATTTATTCAGAAAAAGCACCGTGATCAATAA
- a CDS encoding SAM-dependent methyltransferase produces MTGKLYLVPAPISQADIAWVLPAAVQQCVAEISHFIVEHPKTARQFLKQLSCTCPLQELNIQILNEHTQAKDFLALLDPLLAGHDVGLLSEAGCPAVADPGAGLVRLAHRNNIPVVPLVGPSSILLALMASGLNGQRFAFHGYLPIEGAARASKIVELERISIHLKQTQIFIETPYRNQKLLEQLVKVCNDNTDLCVATDLTFSREMIATKSIKEWRCALPDVNKIPAIFLLQG; encoded by the coding sequence ATGACCGGTAAGCTCTATCTGGTTCCGGCGCCAATCAGTCAAGCCGATATCGCTTGGGTATTGCCTGCGGCGGTGCAACAATGTGTGGCTGAAATTTCTCATTTTATTGTTGAGCACCCTAAGACGGCGAGGCAATTTCTGAAACAGCTGAGTTGCACATGCCCTTTGCAGGAATTGAATATCCAGATTCTGAATGAGCATACGCAAGCAAAAGATTTTTTAGCTTTGCTGGATCCATTATTAGCTGGACATGATGTGGGCTTGTTATCCGAAGCTGGCTGCCCGGCCGTGGCGGATCCTGGAGCCGGGCTGGTCAGGCTGGCGCATAGAAATAATATTCCTGTCGTGCCTTTGGTTGGGCCATCCTCCATTTTGCTGGCGTTGATGGCATCGGGCTTGAATGGTCAGCGATTTGCCTTTCACGGCTATTTGCCAATTGAGGGCGCAGCAAGAGCAAGTAAAATAGTCGAGCTGGAAAGAATATCGATCCATCTGAAGCAAACGCAGATTTTCATTGAAACCCCCTACCGTAACCAGAAACTGCTCGAGCAACTCGTCAAAGTGTGCAATGACAATACCGACTTGTGCGTTGCAACCGATCTGACATTTTCCCGAGAGATGATTGCAACCAAATCGATCAAAGAGTGGCGGTGTGCTTTACCAGATGTCAATAAAATACCGGCGATTTTTTTATTGCAGGGATAA
- the map gene encoding type I methionyl aminopeptidase, whose amino-acid sequence MTVLIKTAQEIEKMRIAGRLAAEVLDYIKPYVAAGITTEELDSLCHHYMVDVQKTIPAPLNYAPAGHTPYPKSICTSVNNQICHGVPGQKKLKNGDIINIDITVICEGYHGDTSRMFYVGEPSIQAKRLCEVTFEAMWRGIDEIKPGKHLGDIGHAIQKLAEGVGYSVVREFCGHGIGAKFHENPQVLHYGRAGTGLELQPGMIFTVEPMINAGKAAIRHLPDGWTVTTKDGSLSAQWEHTILVTADGYEVLTVSAGTPGKPAYRFSN is encoded by the coding sequence ATGACGGTACTGATAAAAACAGCGCAAGAAATAGAAAAAATGCGCATTGCAGGGCGGCTGGCAGCCGAAGTGCTTGACTACATAAAGCCTTATGTTGCGGCAGGCATCACTACTGAGGAGCTGGATTCATTGTGTCATCACTATATGGTCGATGTGCAAAAAACGATTCCCGCGCCCTTGAATTATGCCCCTGCAGGGCATACTCCTTACCCCAAATCCATTTGTACTTCGGTGAATAATCAGATTTGCCATGGTGTTCCGGGTCAAAAGAAATTAAAAAACGGAGATATTATTAATATCGATATTACCGTGATTTGTGAGGGATATCATGGAGATACCAGTCGGATGTTTTACGTGGGGGAACCTTCTATCCAGGCGAAACGTTTATGTGAGGTTACGTTTGAAGCGATGTGGCGGGGCATCGATGAAATCAAGCCAGGCAAACATCTAGGGGATATCGGGCACGCCATTCAGAAATTGGCCGAAGGGGTGGGGTATAGTGTGGTTAGGGAATTCTGCGGTCATGGCATAGGCGCAAAATTTCATGAAAATCCTCAAGTACTGCATTATGGTCGGGCCGGAACCGGGCTGGAATTGCAACCGGGGATGATCTTTACCGTAGAACCGATGATTAATGCGGGTAAAGCCGCCATTCGCCATCTGCCGGACGGTTGGACCGTAACCACCAAAGATGGCAGCTTGTCAGCGCAATGGGAACATACCATTCTGGTTACCGCAGACGGTTATGAAGTTCTGACCGTATCAGCAGGCACTCCGGGTAAACCTGCTTATCGTTTTTCCAACTAG
- a CDS encoding SPOR domain-containing protein, producing the protein MGNQLLSEEKNELLPTQQNPEKIVLVSTHESCLIWGKFYEEQIQYAQTVLSELFPELLYSLEESGDTIMFWLHIPPFPNKEAANREINKLRNLGIVSFRVKDETQWKNAISLGMFYDQNDALKQLRETEKKGIANAGIEDRSVLLKNIVIHNPTRMIKEQMQKLVEQFDDTQLVQGKCERL; encoded by the coding sequence ATGGGCAATCAGCTCTTATCGGAAGAGAAAAATGAACTTCTGCCGACTCAACAGAATCCTGAAAAAATAGTATTGGTTTCGACGCATGAAAGTTGTTTGATCTGGGGTAAGTTTTATGAAGAACAAATCCAATATGCTCAGACAGTTTTATCGGAATTATTTCCTGAACTGCTGTATAGCCTGGAGGAATCGGGTGATACCATTATGTTCTGGTTGCATATTCCACCTTTTCCGAATAAAGAAGCTGCCAATCGTGAAATCAATAAATTAAGAAATCTGGGCATTGTCAGTTTTCGCGTCAAAGATGAAACGCAATGGAAGAATGCAATTTCTCTGGGTATGTTTTATGATCAGAATGATGCGCTGAAACAACTAAGGGAGACGGAGAAAAAGGGTATCGCCAATGCCGGAATAGAAGACCGCAGTGTTTTGCTAAAAAATATAGTTATCCATAATCCGACGCGAATGATTAAGGAGCAGATGCAAAAATTGGTGGAGCAATTTGATGACACGCAATTGGTTCAAGGCAAGTGTGAGCGCTTATAA
- the rdgB gene encoding RdgB/HAM1 family non-canonical purine NTP pyrophosphatase, with translation MDPLKQLVIASNNQGKLREISALLEPLTITVVPQSDFDVSEVDEPYGTFVENALTKARHASRCSGLPALADDSGICVQALNGAPGVNSARYAGEPKSDARNNQKLIEALKQQTDRRAYYYCVIVLLRHADDPQPIIVDGSWHGEIIDQPRGEGGFGYDPYFYLPELGKTSAELTAEQKNKISHRGRALAELVEILRAGKF, from the coding sequence ATGGATCCACTGAAGCAGCTGGTAATCGCGAGTAACAATCAAGGCAAGTTGCGTGAAATTAGCGCATTGCTTGAGCCGCTGACCATTACCGTGGTGCCGCAATCTGATTTTGATGTGAGTGAAGTCGATGAGCCTTACGGCACTTTTGTCGAGAATGCATTGACCAAAGCGCGTCACGCCAGCCGTTGCTCCGGCTTGCCTGCATTGGCGGATGATTCAGGCATCTGTGTGCAAGCGCTGAACGGCGCACCCGGCGTCAATTCCGCACGCTACGCTGGCGAACCTAAATCGGATGCGCGTAACAATCAAAAACTCATCGAAGCCCTGAAACAACAAACCGATCGCCGCGCTTATTACTATTGCGTCATCGTACTGCTGCGCCATGCCGACGATCCGCAACCGATCATCGTCGACGGATCGTGGCACGGCGAAATCATCGATCAGCCGCGCGGCGAAGGCGGGTTCGGTTACGATCCGTATTTTTATCTACCGGAACTCGGTAAAACCTCCGCTGAATTGACTGCGGAACAAAAAAATAAAATCAGCCACCGGGGCCGGGCGCTGGCGGAGTTAGTCGAAATTTTACGTGCTGGGAAATTTTGA
- the rph gene encoding ribonuclease PH — MIRSHQRTPAQIRPVNIIRHYTKHADGSVLIECGDTKVICTASISEQVPPFLRGQGQGWLTAEYGMLPGSTNTRMQREAAKGKQSGRTMEIQRLIGRALRAAVDLKKLGERTIQLDCDVIQADGGTRTASITGAFVALHDAIEKLIYQQLIETSPITDHVAAISVGIHQGVAVLDLDYIEDSSCDTDMNVVMTGNLGIIEVQGTAEGNAFNRKELDTMLDLAQQGIQELIAIQRKVLLAK; from the coding sequence ATGATACGAAGCCATCAACGTACACCGGCACAAATTCGCCCGGTCAACATTATTCGTCATTACACCAAGCACGCCGATGGGTCGGTGCTGATCGAATGCGGCGATACCAAAGTGATTTGTACCGCCAGTATCAGCGAACAAGTTCCTCCTTTCCTCAGAGGGCAAGGCCAAGGCTGGCTGACAGCCGAATACGGCATGCTGCCCGGCTCGACGAATACCCGTATGCAGCGTGAAGCGGCAAAAGGTAAGCAATCGGGACGCACGATGGAAATTCAGCGCCTGATCGGACGTGCGCTACGCGCTGCGGTCGACCTTAAAAAACTCGGTGAACGCACCATTCAACTTGATTGTGACGTAATCCAGGCTGATGGCGGCACGCGCACGGCCAGTATCACCGGTGCATTTGTTGCGCTGCACGACGCGATCGAGAAATTAATTTATCAGCAACTCATTGAAACCTCGCCGATCACGGATCATGTGGCGGCGATCTCGGTCGGCATTCATCAAGGCGTTGCGGTACTGGATTTGGATTATATTGAAGATTCTTCATGCGATACGGATATGAATGTGGTGATGACCGGAAATCTGGGCATCATCGAAGTGCAGGGCACGGCGGAAGGCAACGCTTTCAACCGCAAAGAACTGGACACGATGCTTGATTTGGCGCAACAAGGTATTCAGGAATTGATTGCGATACAGAGAAAAGTTTTGCTGGCGAAATAA
- the apaG gene encoding Co2+/Mg2+ efflux protein ApaG produces the protein MTEESKYEIEVSVRTVYLPDQSDEESERHVFAYTITIANNGTVATQLISRHWIIDNGDGTIQEVRGLGVVGEQPFLKPGDSFEYTSGTVISTSVGSMKGSYQMAAEDGFHFDVAIPEFILSVPRTLH, from the coding sequence ATGACCGAAGAGAGCAAGTATGAAATTGAAGTCAGTGTTCGTACCGTATATCTGCCCGATCAATCGGATGAGGAATCGGAAAGGCACGTGTTTGCATATACCATTACGATTGCAAATAACGGGACAGTTGCAACCCAACTCATCAGCAGGCATTGGATTATCGATAACGGAGATGGCACGATTCAGGAAGTGCGCGGATTGGGCGTTGTGGGCGAACAGCCTTTTCTCAAGCCGGGAGATAGTTTTGAATATACCAGTGGAACGGTGATTTCTACGTCGGTTGGATCAATGAAAGGTAGCTATCAGATGGCAGCTGAAGATGGTTTTCATTTTGATGTGGCTATACCGGAATTTATCCTGAGTGTTCCCAGAACGCTGCATTAG
- the hemL gene encoding glutamate-1-semialdehyde 2,1-aminomutase produces MTSRNHLLFEQSQQYIPGGVNSPVRAFKSVGGEPVFFQRGEGAYFWDADGKSYIDYVGSWGPLILGHAHPEVVKAVQNAAQNGLTFGAPTEAELEIAQLICQLIPSIEQVRLVSSGTEAGMSVIRLARGFTGRSKIIKFEGCYHGHDDSLLVKAGSGALTFGNPSSAGVPAETAGHTIVLDYNDISGIEAAFNQWGKEIAAVIVEPVAGNMNLIAPQPDFLAKLRELCTQNGSVLIFDEVMTGFRVGLGCAQGLYQIKPDLTALGKVIGGGMPMAAFGGRRDIMQCLAPLGPVYQAGTLSGNPVAVAAGLATLKLIQAPGFYDKLSSRTQQLVEGITTKAKNRGIDFCAQSIGGMFGLYFSKNIPASFAEVMQCDKSAFNRFFHAMLEEGIYFAPSAFEAGFVSSAHGDNELDKTLSAAEKIFGNW; encoded by the coding sequence ATGACTTCACGTAATCATCTATTGTTCGAACAATCTCAGCAATATATTCCTGGCGGTGTAAATTCCCCGGTCCGTGCGTTTAAATCGGTTGGTGGTGAACCGGTTTTTTTTCAGCGTGGCGAAGGTGCGTATTTTTGGGATGCGGATGGTAAATCGTACATCGATTATGTCGGTTCATGGGGGCCTTTGATTTTGGGTCATGCGCATCCCGAGGTCGTGAAGGCGGTTCAGAATGCCGCACAGAATGGATTAACATTTGGTGCACCTACCGAAGCCGAACTGGAAATCGCGCAGTTGATTTGTCAATTGATTCCTTCCATTGAGCAGGTGCGATTAGTCAGTTCCGGCACTGAAGCGGGCATGAGTGTAATTCGCCTGGCGCGGGGTTTTACCGGCAGGAGTAAGATCATTAAATTTGAAGGGTGCTACCATGGGCATGATGATTCCTTGTTGGTCAAGGCAGGCTCGGGTGCATTGACCTTCGGTAATCCTAGTTCCGCCGGGGTTCCGGCGGAAACAGCCGGCCATACGATCGTTCTGGACTATAATGATATCTCAGGCATCGAAGCTGCATTCAATCAATGGGGAAAAGAAATCGCCGCGGTGATTGTTGAACCGGTTGCCGGCAATATGAATCTGATAGCTCCGCAACCTGATTTTCTTGCCAAGCTGCGGGAGTTGTGTACGCAGAACGGTAGTGTGTTGATATTTGATGAAGTGATGACCGGATTTCGCGTCGGTTTGGGGTGTGCGCAAGGGCTGTATCAAATCAAGCCTGATCTGACCGCACTGGGTAAAGTCATCGGTGGTGGCATGCCGATGGCGGCATTCGGCGGACGCCGCGATATCATGCAGTGCTTGGCGCCCCTTGGTCCGGTTTATCAGGCGGGTACGCTATCTGGTAATCCGGTGGCTGTTGCAGCGGGGCTGGCTACGTTGAAGTTGATTCAAGCGCCTGGTTTTTACGATAAATTGTCGAGTAGAACACAGCAATTGGTCGAGGGCATTACTACCAAAGCTAAAAATCGTGGGATTGATTTTTGCGCACAATCTATTGGCGGTATGTTTGGTTTGTATTTTAGTAAAAATATTCCCGCTAGCTTTGCCGAGGTGATGCAATGCGATAAATCAGCTTTTAATCGATTCTTTCATGCCATGTTGGAGGAAGGTATTTATTTTGCGCCTTCGGCTTTTGAAGCGGGTTTTGTGTCGTCAGCGCATGGAGATAATGAATTGGATAAGACGCTGTCTGCGGCAGAGAAAATCTTCGGGAATTGGTAG
- the thiE gene encoding thiamine phosphate synthase produces the protein MAIQPLRRHKIRGLYAITPDSENTGELLGKTQQALAGGVRCIQYRNKSVDNGLRKEQAGLLLQLCRKHEIPLIINDDIDLALEIDADGVHVGRDDSTVSDARKFLQQDKIVGASCYNNLDLAIEAEKQGADYVAFGAFFPSVTKPEATPVSISLINHARQILTIPVVGIGGIQLNNAAMVIHNGCDAIAVCSDLFQAGNIRVRAAQYAQLFAGNL, from the coding sequence ATGGCGATACAGCCGTTGAGACGCCATAAAATTAGAGGGTTATATGCGATAACGCCGGATTCCGAGAATACCGGCGAGCTGCTGGGTAAGACGCAGCAAGCACTGGCGGGGGGGGTACGGTGTATTCAATATCGTAATAAATCCGTGGATAATGGGTTACGCAAAGAACAAGCCGGATTACTGTTGCAGTTGTGCAGAAAGCATGAAATTCCTCTAATTATCAACGATGATATTGATCTTGCACTAGAGATTGATGCGGATGGGGTGCATGTGGGGCGTGATGATAGTACGGTATCCGATGCGAGAAAATTTTTGCAGCAAGACAAGATTGTTGGGGCGTCGTGTTATAACAATCTGGATCTGGCGATTGAGGCTGAAAAACAAGGTGCAGATTATGTCGCTTTTGGGGCTTTTTTCCCTTCAGTGACCAAACCGGAAGCAACACCGGTTTCAATCAGCCTGATCAATCACGCGAGGCAAATATTAACAATACCAGTTGTCGGGATTGGCGGAATTCAACTGAACAATGCCGCAATGGTTATTCATAACGGCTGTGATGCCATAGCCGTTTGCAGCGATTTGTTTCAGGCCGGAAATATTAGGGTAAGAGCAGCGCAGTACGCGCAATTATTTGCAGGAAATCTGTAA
- the thiD gene encoding bifunctional hydroxymethylpyrimidine kinase/phosphomethylpyrimidine kinase produces the protein MLQPPPIVLSFAANDPSGGAGLQADTLTIASLSCHPLSVMTAITVQDTTGVDEVIPLDSEWIADQARAVLEDMPVHVFKIGLLGSVEIIAAIAEIISDYPHIPLVMDPILTSGRGDELANEEMIDAMRELLLPQVTILTPNSLEARHLAQLDGDSSESRLDLSVCAHRLLDMGCEYVLITGTHENTAQVKNTLFNVEGIVRSDEWERLEHTYHGSGCTLASAIAASLANGLSISESVLEAQDYTWHTLQAGFRPGMGQYIPNRLFWARDIAGSEDENGDTAVETP, from the coding sequence ATGTTACAGCCACCCCCAATCGTACTTTCTTTTGCTGCAAATGACCCCAGTGGTGGAGCAGGCCTGCAGGCGGATACGCTGACTATCGCCAGTTTGAGCTGTCATCCTCTATCTGTCATGACGGCTATAACTGTCCAGGATACAACAGGTGTAGATGAGGTAATACCACTGGATTCCGAATGGATTGCGGATCAAGCGCGCGCCGTTCTGGAAGATATGCCGGTGCATGTATTTAAGATTGGTTTGCTGGGCAGCGTTGAAATTATTGCTGCGATTGCGGAGATAATTTCCGATTATCCGCATATCCCTTTAGTGATGGATCCTATACTGACTTCCGGACGCGGAGATGAGCTTGCGAATGAGGAAATGATTGATGCGATGCGCGAATTGTTGTTGCCGCAAGTTACGATATTAACGCCCAATAGCTTGGAGGCAAGGCATCTTGCCCAACTTGATGGGGACAGTAGTGAAAGCAGGCTGGATTTGAGCGTTTGCGCCCATCGGTTATTGGATATGGGATGCGAGTATGTATTGATAACGGGCACGCACGAAAATACAGCGCAAGTGAAGAATACCTTGTTTAATGTTGAAGGTATCGTGCGTTCAGATGAATGGGAGCGGCTTGAGCATACGTATCATGGTTCGGGTTGTACACTGGCATCGGCAATCGCTGCATCATTAGCCAACGGCTTATCAATTAGCGAGAGTGTCTTGGAAGCGCAGGATTATACCTGGCACACATTGCAAGCAGGATTCCGGCCCGGCATGGGGCAATATATTCCCAACAGGCTTTTCTGGGCCAGAGATATTGCAGGCAGTGAAGACGAGAATGGCGATACAGCCGTTGAGACGCCATAA